The Catenuloplanes niger genome includes a window with the following:
- a CDS encoding EboA domain-containing protein, with translation MTTDIGIEVLRDALSDVPGRDWLRDAEAAVRRDPGAIGRLFPAVGRQTGRDPLPGVPGWTADAAARAVLLATLLGTPGGAGELAELYRYGDSREKLAILAAFSILPDAPDEQVLPPVRDALRTNDTRLVAAALGPVADRLDDDTWRQGVLKCVFMGVPLTAVHALHDRADDALADMLAALAEERAAAGRDFPPDAAALLTDLRRRGPVPR, from the coding sequence ATGACGACCGACATCGGCATCGAGGTGCTCCGGGACGCGCTGAGCGACGTACCCGGGCGGGACTGGCTGCGTGACGCGGAAGCCGCGGTGCGCCGGGATCCCGGCGCGATCGGGCGGCTGTTCCCGGCCGTGGGCCGGCAGACCGGCCGGGACCCGCTGCCCGGCGTGCCGGGCTGGACCGCGGACGCCGCCGCCCGCGCCGTGCTGCTGGCCACGTTGCTCGGGACGCCCGGCGGCGCCGGCGAGCTCGCGGAGCTGTACCGCTACGGCGACTCCCGGGAGAAGCTGGCGATCCTCGCCGCGTTCTCGATCCTGCCGGACGCGCCGGACGAGCAGGTGCTCCCGCCGGTGCGCGACGCGCTGCGCACGAACGACACCCGGCTGGTCGCGGCCGCGCTCGGCCCGGTCGCGGACCGGCTGGACGACGACACCTGGCGGCAGGGCGTGCTCAAGTGCGTCTTCATGGGCGTCCCGCTGACCGCGGTGCACGCGCTGCACGACCGCGCGGACGACGCGCTGGCCGACATGCTGGCCGCGCTGGCCGAGGAGCGCGCGGCCGCGGGCCGCGACTTCCCGCCGGACGCGGCCGCGCTGCTCACCGATCTGCGCCGGCGCGGGCCGGTGCCGCGGTGA
- a CDS encoding ThuA domain-containing protein, whose translation MTRSVRRWLASVAGLVIALPILAAAPAHAEPSHPDTLITTENGPEALRSGARKPGSYRVLVFTKTTGERRASIPAAVAAIRLMGVANGFRVDETANAGAFTAANLGRYRAVVFLNTTGDVLNDAQQSAFEQYFTNGGGYLGVHAAAETEPDWDFYRDLVGTSVSGRLPVEDATIDVADRAHPSTERIARKLTLSEEWYNFAGTVRGTAHVLATLDESTVTGGTMGHDHPVSWCRDYQGGRTFYTGLGHSTRSYLDSSFRRHLLGGLQWAAGVVEGDCGATVTGNYEKVVLNDEPGEPMSLAVLPDGRVLHNTRGGQVRLYDPASGASPVINTIEVYQHDEDGLQSVALDPQFATNGWVYIYYAPRLDTPTTDAPVTSPDPAVWDAYKGYNQLSRVKFVETPTPHLDMSTEQQIMRVDVDRGVCCHVAGEIKFDGNGLLYLVTGDDTNAGGSDGYTPINESPTQGPGYDAQRSSGNTNDLRGKVLRIRVNADGTYGIPAGNLFDERRDTAGKTRPEIFLMGLRNPFRFDVDERGYVYVGDYSPDSQVPSATRGPEGTGRWFATNKAGNYGWPYCYSPTLPYIDYDFVTKQSKGAFDCAAPVNDSPRNTGLTTLPGVAQPDFWYTFQARTPCAGSYLSNPPTTCDFKWPVIGTGGVGPMGGPVYDYDPRSASESKFPEYYDNAVVFGEFTRDKIFMMRTDGNGNLTGVEQFLPGVVFDNPMDMEYGPDGNLYVLEYGDGFFRANPDAALSVIRYAKGTRAPVAAIEATPDNGQAPLTVQFSSEGTYDPDPGESISYAWDFTSDGTVDSADPNPAFTYTANGVYTARLTVTDSSGKTAQLTHQIVVGNTRPTVTVTSPISGTFFNWGDTVPWTVTVTDPEDGPIDCSRVTVSFVLGHDTHGHGMSDANGCSGSFVSPADGADHAGGYLYGAISAKYTDLGANGQPALEDVDQAVLQTWRQQAEFAQQQLGVTTANTNDTGGGTHLTGFDPNEYVAFDPINLGGVGTVTLRYAGGSAATAGQPRATVTLRLDAPDGPIVGSATLAATASGTTWASQTVPVSAAPGSHRLYLVTGGVEGGPTTGLFNLNWVEFAPQ comes from the coding sequence ATGACAAGATCCGTCCGTCGATGGCTGGCATCCGTGGCAGGCCTGGTCATCGCCCTTCCGATCCTGGCCGCCGCACCGGCTCATGCCGAGCCGTCCCACCCCGACACCCTGATCACCACCGAGAACGGTCCCGAGGCGCTCCGGTCCGGCGCGCGCAAGCCCGGTTCGTACCGGGTGCTGGTCTTCACGAAGACGACCGGCGAGCGCCGGGCGTCCATCCCGGCCGCGGTCGCCGCGATCCGCCTGATGGGCGTGGCGAACGGCTTCCGGGTGGACGAGACCGCGAACGCGGGCGCGTTCACCGCGGCGAACCTCGGCCGGTACCGCGCGGTGGTCTTCCTGAACACCACCGGCGACGTGCTGAACGACGCGCAGCAGTCCGCGTTCGAGCAGTACTTCACGAACGGCGGCGGCTACCTCGGCGTGCACGCGGCCGCGGAGACCGAGCCGGACTGGGACTTCTACCGCGACCTGGTCGGCACGTCCGTGTCCGGCAGGCTCCCGGTCGAGGACGCCACGATCGACGTGGCGGACCGGGCGCACCCGTCCACCGAGCGGATCGCGCGCAAGCTGACGCTGTCCGAGGAGTGGTACAACTTCGCCGGCACCGTGCGCGGCACCGCGCACGTGCTGGCCACGCTGGACGAGTCCACGGTCACCGGCGGGACCATGGGGCACGACCACCCGGTCTCCTGGTGCCGTGACTACCAGGGCGGGCGCACGTTCTACACCGGACTCGGCCACTCCACCCGGTCCTACCTGGACTCGTCGTTCCGCCGGCACCTGCTCGGCGGGCTGCAGTGGGCGGCCGGCGTGGTGGAGGGCGACTGCGGCGCGACCGTGACCGGCAACTACGAGAAGGTCGTGCTGAACGACGAGCCCGGCGAGCCGATGTCGCTGGCCGTGCTGCCGGACGGCCGCGTGCTGCACAACACGCGCGGTGGCCAGGTCCGCCTGTACGACCCGGCCAGCGGCGCCAGCCCGGTGATCAACACGATCGAGGTCTACCAGCACGACGAGGACGGGCTGCAGTCGGTCGCGCTCGACCCGCAGTTCGCGACGAACGGCTGGGTCTACATCTACTACGCGCCCCGGCTGGACACGCCGACCACGGACGCGCCGGTGACCAGCCCGGATCCGGCCGTGTGGGACGCGTACAAGGGCTACAACCAGCTGTCCCGGGTCAAGTTCGTGGAGACGCCCACGCCGCACCTGGACATGAGCACGGAACAGCAGATCATGCGGGTGGACGTGGACCGCGGCGTCTGCTGCCACGTGGCCGGCGAGATCAAGTTCGACGGCAACGGGCTGCTCTACCTGGTCACCGGCGACGACACGAACGCGGGCGGCTCGGACGGCTACACGCCGATCAACGAGTCGCCGACGCAGGGGCCGGGCTACGACGCGCAGCGCTCCTCGGGCAACACCAACGACCTGCGCGGCAAGGTGCTGCGGATCCGGGTCAACGCGGACGGCACCTACGGCATCCCGGCCGGGAACCTCTTCGACGAGCGTCGCGACACGGCCGGCAAGACCCGGCCGGAGATCTTCCTGATGGGGCTGCGCAACCCGTTCCGGTTCGACGTGGACGAGCGCGGCTACGTGTACGTCGGTGACTACTCGCCGGACTCGCAGGTGCCGTCCGCCACGCGCGGGCCGGAGGGGACCGGCCGCTGGTTCGCCACGAACAAGGCCGGCAACTACGGCTGGCCGTACTGCTACTCGCCCACGCTGCCCTACATCGACTACGACTTCGTCACCAAGCAGTCGAAGGGCGCGTTCGACTGCGCGGCGCCGGTCAACGACTCGCCGCGCAACACCGGCCTGACCACGCTCCCGGGCGTGGCGCAGCCGGACTTCTGGTACACGTTCCAGGCCCGTACCCCGTGTGCCGGCTCGTACCTGTCGAACCCGCCGACCACGTGTGACTTCAAGTGGCCGGTGATCGGCACCGGTGGCGTCGGGCCGATGGGCGGGCCGGTCTACGACTACGACCCGCGTTCGGCGTCCGAGTCGAAGTTCCCCGAGTACTACGACAACGCCGTCGTCTTCGGCGAGTTCACCCGCGACAAGATCTTCATGATGCGGACCGACGGCAACGGCAACCTGACCGGCGTCGAACAGTTCCTGCCCGGCGTCGTGTTCGACAACCCGATGGACATGGAGTACGGCCCGGACGGCAACCTCTACGTCCTCGAGTACGGCGACGGGTTCTTCCGGGCCAACCCGGACGCGGCGCTGTCCGTGATCCGCTACGCCAAGGGCACCCGTGCCCCGGTCGCCGCGATCGAGGCCACGCCGGACAACGGGCAGGCGCCGCTGACCGTGCAGTTCTCCTCCGAGGGCACCTACGACCCGGATCCGGGCGAGTCCATCTCGTACGCCTGGGACTTCACCTCGGACGGCACGGTCGACTCCGCCGACCCGAACCCGGCGTTCACCTACACCGCGAACGGCGTCTACACCGCGCGTCTCACGGTGACCGACTCCAGCGGCAAGACCGCGCAGCTCACCCACCAGATCGTGGTCGGCAACACGCGGCCCACGGTCACGGTCACCTCGCCGATCTCCGGCACGTTCTTCAACTGGGGTGACACGGTCCCGTGGACCGTCACCGTCACCGACCCGGAGGACGGCCCGATCGACTGCTCGCGGGTCACGGTCTCGTTCGTGCTCGGCCACGACACGCACGGCCACGGCATGAGCGACGCCAACGGCTGCTCCGGATCGTTCGTCTCACCGGCGGACGGCGCGGACCACGCCGGCGGCTACCTGTACGGCGCGATCAGTGCGAAGTACACCGACCTGGGCGCGAACGGTCAGCCGGCGCTGGAGGACGTCGACCAGGCCGTGCTCCAGACCTGGCGTCAGCAGGCCGAGTTCGCGCAGCAGCAGCTCGGCGTGACCACGGCCAACACGAACGACACCGGCGGGGGCACCCACCTGACCGGCTTCGACCCGAACGAGTACGTCGCGTTCGACCCGATCAACCTGGGCGGCGTCGGCACGGTCACGCTCCGGTACGCGGGCGGCTCCGCCGCCACCGCCGGGCAGCCCCGCGCCACCGTGACGCTACGGCTCGACGCACCCGACGGCCCGATCGTCGGCAGCGCCACGCTCGCCGCCACCGCGTCCGGCACCACCTGGGCGTCGCAGACCGTCCCGGTCTCCGCGGCACCCGGATCCCACCGGCTCTACCTGGTCACCGGCGGCGTCGAGGGCGGGCCCACCACCGGCCTGTTCAACCTGAACTGGGTCGAGTTCGCTCCACAGTAA
- the eboE gene encoding metabolite traffic protein EboE, whose translation MRLRHPDGSTVHLGYCTNVHPAEDLPGIVAQFDTYAVPVRERLGVPVLGLGLWLAAPVAAGLAADRAAVHRLRAELTARGLEVVTLNGFPYEAFQAPVVKHAVYHPDWSAPERLRYTLDLAEVLAQLLPEDARRGSISTLPLAWRTPWDAGTRQRCRTALGALAGGLAALERRSGRTVRVAFEPEPGCVIESTTQAADLLGTVDTERLGVCLDLAHLACAWEEPRDALRRLDAAGVPVVKVQVSAALESTDPRADAEVLRGYVEPRFLHQTRARHGLATDDLDEALSTPDGGPWRVHYHVPLHAEPIPPLRATTGVLSEALTELVGGPAARCDHLDVETYTWGVLPPARRPSTPDELAGGIAAELAYARELLTTLGLTHTVEATR comes from the coding sequence ATGCGGTTGCGGCACCCGGACGGCTCGACCGTCCACCTCGGATACTGCACGAACGTCCACCCGGCCGAGGACCTGCCCGGCATCGTGGCGCAGTTCGACACGTACGCGGTCCCGGTCCGCGAGCGCCTCGGCGTACCCGTGCTGGGTCTCGGTCTGTGGCTGGCGGCACCGGTCGCGGCGGGCCTGGCCGCGGACCGGGCGGCCGTGCACCGGCTGCGCGCCGAACTGACCGCGCGCGGCCTCGAGGTGGTGACGCTGAACGGTTTCCCGTACGAGGCGTTCCAGGCCCCGGTGGTGAAGCACGCGGTCTACCACCCGGACTGGTCCGCGCCGGAGCGGCTGCGGTACACGCTGGACCTGGCCGAGGTGCTGGCCCAGCTGCTGCCGGAGGACGCCCGGCGCGGCTCGATCTCGACGCTGCCGCTCGCCTGGCGCACGCCGTGGGACGCGGGGACGCGGCAGCGGTGCCGGACGGCGCTCGGCGCGCTCGCCGGTGGCCTGGCCGCGCTGGAGCGGCGCTCCGGCCGTACCGTGCGGGTGGCCTTCGAACCGGAACCCGGCTGCGTCATCGAGTCGACCACGCAGGCGGCGGACCTGCTGGGCACCGTGGACACCGAGCGGCTCGGCGTGTGCCTGGACCTCGCGCACCTCGCGTGCGCGTGGGAGGAGCCGCGCGACGCGCTGCGCCGGCTGGACGCCGCGGGCGTGCCGGTGGTGAAGGTGCAGGTGTCGGCCGCGCTGGAGAGCACGGACCCGCGCGCGGACGCCGAGGTGCTCCGCGGGTACGTCGAGCCGCGTTTCCTGCACCAGACCCGCGCCCGGCACGGCCTGGCCACGGACGACCTCGACGAAGCACTGTCCACTCCGGACGGCGGGCCGTGGCGGGTGCACTACCACGTGCCGCTGCACGCGGAGCCGATCCCGCCGCTGCGGGCGACCACCGGCGTGCTGAGCGAGGCGTTGACGGAGCTCGTGGGTGGCCCCGCGGCGCGTTGCGACCACCTGGACGTGGAGACGTACACCTGGGGCGTGCTCCCGCCGGCCCGTCGTCCGTCCACACCGGACGAGTTGGCCGGCGGCATCGCGGCCGAGCTGGCGTACGCGCGGGAACTGCTGACGACGCTGGGACTGACGCACACCGTGGAGGCGACCCGATGA
- a CDS encoding sugar phosphate isomerase/epimerase family protein, with the protein MSPAPDGAAATPAEPAGDRAAALRFGYGTNGFANHRLTDALRVIADLGYEGVALTLDHDHLDPFAPDLARRTARTADLLRDLGLAVVIETGARYLLDPRRKHAPTLLHDDRALRLDFLRRAIAIGADLGAEAVSFWAGVRPAGVPADLAWRRLVDGCAEAGAVAADAGIPLGFEPEPGMLVEDIAGWHRLRAELGAPAWFGLTLDIGHCRCLEPIGVADCVTAVAEHLVNVQIDDMRRGVHEHLEFGTGEIDFPPVLGALAAGGYRGLVAVELPRHSHAAPTVAASSLTFLRAAADNAPSFLGNGRRCAADHGPQPAHDDGEDRDPRGGDDPERAGSAVGGFAGGGEAERAESAGGGFAGATGGAPERAGSAADGFVAGGFMDGAGTDGRAS; encoded by the coding sequence ATGAGCCCGGCACCGGACGGCGCTGCGGCGACCCCGGCGGAACCGGCCGGTGACCGGGCGGCGGCGCTGCGGTTCGGTTACGGGACGAACGGGTTCGCGAACCATCGCCTCACGGACGCGCTGCGGGTGATCGCGGACCTCGGCTACGAGGGCGTGGCACTGACCCTCGACCACGACCACCTGGACCCGTTCGCGCCGGACCTCGCGCGCCGGACGGCGCGGACCGCGGACCTGCTGCGCGACCTCGGTCTGGCGGTCGTGATCGAGACCGGTGCCCGCTACCTGCTGGATCCGCGCCGCAAGCACGCGCCCACGCTGCTGCACGACGACCGCGCGCTGCGGCTGGACTTCCTGCGCCGGGCGATCGCGATCGGCGCGGATCTCGGCGCCGAGGCGGTCTCGTTCTGGGCCGGGGTACGGCCGGCCGGCGTACCCGCGGATCTGGCCTGGCGACGGCTCGTCGACGGGTGCGCCGAGGCCGGTGCGGTCGCCGCGGACGCCGGGATCCCGCTCGGGTTCGAACCGGAGCCCGGCATGCTGGTCGAGGACATCGCGGGCTGGCACCGGCTGCGCGCCGAGCTGGGCGCGCCGGCGTGGTTCGGGCTGACGCTCGACATCGGACACTGCCGGTGCCTGGAGCCGATCGGGGTGGCCGACTGCGTCACCGCGGTCGCCGAACACCTGGTCAACGTGCAGATCGACGACATGCGCCGGGGGGTGCACGAGCACCTGGAGTTCGGCACCGGCGAGATCGACTTCCCGCCGGTGCTGGGCGCGCTCGCGGCCGGCGGCTACCGCGGCCTGGTCGCGGTCGAACTGCCCCGCCACTCGCACGCCGCACCGACGGTCGCCGCCTCCTCGCTGACCTTCCTCCGCGCGGCCGCGGACAATGCACCTAGCTTCCTAGGAAACGGTAGGCGGTGTGCGGCGGACCACGGCCCGCAACCAGCGCACGACGACGGCGAGGACCGCGATCCGCGCGGAGGCGACGATCCGGAGCGCGCCGGTTCCGCGGTGGGCGGGTTCGCGGGCGGGGGAGAGGCCGAGCGCGCCGAGTCCGCCGGAGGCGGGTTCGCGGGTGCGACGGGTGGCGCGCCGGAACGCGCCGGGTCCGCGGCCGACGGGTTCGTGGCCGGCGGCTTCATGGACGGGGCAGGGACCGACGGGAGGGCGTCATGA
- a CDS encoding SCO3242 family prenyltransferase: MAGLADLAELVRAPAALSVPGDLVAGAGAAGVLGPATGALSAASVCLYWAGMAANDWADRDLDAVERPERPIPSGRVRPATAFGVAAGLTATGLWLAAAAGGRRSLAVALPLAATVWGYDLRAKNTAAGPAVMAACRALDVLLGATVTPRGVPAGRALWRALPTAAAIAAHTWTVTELSRREVSGATPALPATTLTATAALGAAVATSTPRATRRTTGSTPGAVRPGPRAAGPVPRVAVPRVAGAGSGGAGPVRRAVVGALVGQYLAGYGAAQARAIASPAPGTIRAAVGAGITGLPALQGALTARAGCTLAGLAVAAAAPLARLLARKVSPT, from the coding sequence ATGGCCGGACTCGCCGACCTGGCCGAACTCGTGCGCGCGCCGGCCGCGCTCTCGGTGCCCGGCGACCTGGTCGCCGGCGCCGGTGCGGCCGGGGTGCTCGGGCCGGCGACCGGCGCGCTCTCCGCGGCGTCGGTGTGCCTCTACTGGGCCGGCATGGCCGCGAACGACTGGGCCGACCGGGACCTCGACGCCGTCGAGCGCCCGGAACGGCCGATACCCTCCGGCCGGGTGCGCCCGGCCACCGCGTTCGGCGTGGCGGCCGGGCTCACGGCGACCGGTCTGTGGCTCGCGGCCGCGGCCGGCGGCCGTCGCTCGCTCGCGGTCGCACTGCCGCTGGCGGCCACCGTCTGGGGCTACGACCTGCGCGCCAAGAACACGGCGGCCGGTCCCGCGGTGATGGCCGCCTGCCGCGCCCTCGACGTCCTCCTCGGCGCGACGGTGACGCCGCGCGGTGTCCCGGCCGGCCGGGCCCTGTGGCGGGCACTCCCCACGGCCGCCGCGATCGCCGCGCACACCTGGACGGTCACCGAACTGTCCCGTCGCGAGGTCTCCGGCGCCACCCCGGCACTGCCGGCCACGACGCTCACGGCCACCGCCGCCCTCGGCGCGGCCGTCGCCACCTCCACGCCGCGCGCCACCCGCCGGACCACCGGCTCCACGCCCGGCGCGGTGCGCCCAGGACCGCGCGCCGCCGGGCCCGTGCCTCGCGTCGCCGTGCCTCGCGTCGCCGGGGCCGGGTCCGGTGGTGCCGGGCCGGTGCGCCGGGCCGTCGTCGGTGCGCTGGTCGGGCAGTACCTGGCCGGTTACGGGGCCGCGCAGGCGCGGGCGATCGCGAGTCCGGCGCCCGGGACGATCCGCGCGGCCGTCGGCGCGGGGATCACCGGCCTGCCCGCGTTGCAGGGCGCGCTCACCGCCCGCGCCGGATGCACGCTGGCCGGGCTGGCCGTCGCGGCGGCGGCACCGCTGGCCCGGCTGCTCGCGCGGAAGGTGTCGCCGACATGA
- a CDS encoding polyprenyl synthetase family protein, with product MTADVVANASGLRERCETTLANWLDRQRPAWPDPAVFETVRRFVLHGGKRLRPMFCYWGWRGAGGDDGPDIVSAAAALELFHAFALIHDDIMDGSDLRRGEPSVHRRFADDHHRHGWRGSSGAYGTGAALLVGDLLAAWADELFAVADRDRRGAALFARMRTEVIAGQYLDLRAGADGGSVADALTVVRMKSARYTVTRPLQIGAALAGAGDDLLAAYRAFGDPLGDAFQLRDDVLGVFGNPAITGKPALDDLREGKQTVLLALARDRATPSQAAQLDRLVGDPSLDEPAAATLREIIVDTGALTRTEHMIQTRAAAAHTALAAAPITPESAAALTELANHSIHRLS from the coding sequence ATGACGGCGGACGTCGTCGCGAACGCCAGCGGCCTGCGGGAACGCTGCGAGACCACGCTGGCGAACTGGCTGGACCGGCAGCGCCCGGCCTGGCCGGACCCGGCCGTGTTCGAGACGGTGCGCCGGTTCGTGCTGCACGGCGGCAAACGGCTGCGCCCGATGTTCTGCTACTGGGGCTGGCGCGGCGCGGGCGGCGACGACGGCCCGGACATCGTGTCGGCCGCGGCCGCGCTGGAGCTGTTCCACGCGTTCGCGCTGATCCACGACGACATCATGGACGGCAGCGACCTGCGCCGCGGCGAGCCGTCCGTGCACCGCCGGTTCGCCGACGACCACCACCGGCACGGCTGGCGCGGCTCGTCGGGTGCGTACGGTACCGGCGCCGCGCTGCTCGTCGGTGACCTGCTCGCCGCGTGGGCCGACGAACTGTTCGCCGTGGCCGACCGCGACCGGCGCGGCGCCGCGCTGTTCGCCCGCATGCGCACCGAGGTGATCGCCGGCCAGTACCTCGACCTGCGCGCCGGCGCGGACGGCGGCTCGGTCGCGGACGCGCTCACCGTGGTGCGGATGAAGTCGGCCCGCTACACCGTCACCCGCCCGCTGCAGATCGGCGCCGCGCTGGCCGGTGCCGGCGACGACCTGCTGGCCGCCTACCGCGCGTTCGGTGACCCGCTCGGCGACGCGTTCCAGCTCCGCGACGACGTCCTCGGCGTCTTCGGCAACCCGGCGATCACCGGCAAACCCGCGCTCGACGACCTCCGCGAGGGCAAGCAGACCGTCCTGCTCGCGCTCGCCCGCGACCGCGCCACCCCGTCCCAGGCCGCCCAGCTCGACCGCCTCGTCGGCGACCCGTCCCTGGACGAGCCCGCCGCCGCCACGCTCCGCGAGATCATCGTCGACACCGGCGCCCTCACCCGCACCGAGCACATGATCCAGACCCGCGCCGCCGCCGCCCACACCGCCCTCGCCGCCGCTCCCATCACCCCCGAGTCGGCCGCCGCCCTCACCGAACTCGCCAACCACTCCATCCACCGCCTCTCCTGA
- a CDS encoding nucleotide pyrophosphatase/phosphodiesterase family protein translates to MTTPLLVLDVVGLTPRLLTHMPRLSAIGFRAELGTVLPAVTCSAQSTFLTGLLPSEHGIVGNGWYFRDLGEVFLWRQHNRLVQGEKLWDAARAARPGYTVANVCWWYAMGADVDWTVTPRPIYYSDGRKEPDCYTYPPSLHDELTARLGGFPLFTYWGPNAGIASSTWICRAAEQIMADHEPDLTLVYVPHLDYDLQRFGPSSPQAAAAARAVDDILAPLLDAAARRGATVVALSEYGITDAHRPIDINRMLRAEGLLQVYTQDGMEYLDPWTSAAFAVADHQIAHVYVRDPASVDRVRALCERLPGVDAVLDTTGKQAHGLDHERAGDLVLIADADAWFTYYYWLDDARAPDFARLVEIHRKPGYDPAELFFDPANPGAAKLRAATALLRKKTGFRYLMNPVGLDAGARAVRGSHGRLPADPQDGPVLLCSDPALARDRVEAVQVKDLLLRAAGLSHDAVSID, encoded by the coding sequence ATGACCACCCCGCTGCTCGTGCTCGACGTGGTCGGGCTGACCCCGCGGCTGCTGACCCACATGCCCCGGCTGTCCGCGATCGGCTTCCGGGCCGAGCTCGGCACCGTGCTCCCGGCCGTGACCTGCTCCGCGCAGTCGACGTTCCTGACCGGGCTGCTGCCGTCCGAGCACGGGATCGTCGGCAACGGCTGGTACTTCCGCGACCTCGGCGAGGTCTTCCTGTGGCGGCAGCACAACCGGCTGGTCCAGGGCGAGAAGCTGTGGGACGCGGCGCGCGCGGCCCGGCCCGGCTACACGGTCGCGAACGTGTGCTGGTGGTACGCGATGGGCGCGGACGTGGACTGGACCGTCACGCCGCGCCCGATCTACTACTCCGACGGCCGCAAGGAACCGGACTGCTACACGTACCCGCCGTCGCTGCACGACGAGCTGACCGCGCGCCTCGGCGGGTTCCCGCTGTTCACCTACTGGGGCCCGAACGCCGGGATCGCGTCGTCCACCTGGATCTGCCGGGCCGCCGAGCAGATCATGGCCGACCACGAGCCCGACCTGACGCTGGTCTACGTGCCGCACCTCGACTACGACCTGCAACGGTTCGGCCCGTCCTCGCCGCAGGCCGCCGCGGCCGCCCGCGCCGTCGACGACATCCTGGCCCCGCTGCTGGACGCGGCCGCGCGGCGGGGCGCGACCGTGGTGGCGCTGTCCGAGTACGGGATCACCGACGCGCACCGCCCGATCGACATCAACCGCATGCTGCGCGCCGAAGGGCTGCTCCAGGTTTACACGCAGGACGGGATGGAATACCTCGACCCGTGGACCTCCGCCGCGTTCGCCGTCGCCGACCATCAGATCGCGCACGTCTACGTCCGGGACCCGGCGTCGGTGGACCGGGTGCGGGCGCTCTGCGAGCGGCTGCCCGGCGTCGACGCCGTGCTCGACACGACCGGCAAGCAGGCACACGGCCTCGACCACGAGCGGGCCGGCGACCTGGTGCTGATCGCCGACGCGGATGCCTGGTTCACCTACTACTACTGGCTCGACGACGCGCGCGCCCCCGACTTCGCCCGGCTCGTCGAGATCCACCGCAAGCCCGGCTACGACCCCGCGGAGCTGTTCTTCGACCCGGCCAACCCAGGTGCCGCGAAGCTGCGGGCCGCGACCGCGCTGCTGCGCAAGAAGACCGGCTTCCGCTACCTGATGAACCCGGTCGGGCTGGACGCCGGCGCCCGCGCGGTCCGCGGCTCGCACGGCCGGCTCCCCGCCGACCCGCAGGACGGCCCGGTGCTGCTCTGCTCCGACCCGGCGCTCGCCCGGGACCGCGTCGAGGCCGTACAGGTGAAGGATCTGCTGTTGCGCGCGGCCGGTCTCAGCCATGACGCTGTGTCCATCGACTAG
- a CDS encoding TatD family hydrolase — protein MRIFDPHIHMTSRTTDDYAAMAAAGVVAVVEPAFWLGQPRTGPGSFADYFDSLVGWEPYRASQFGVRHHATIALNPKEANDPRCRPVLELVPRYLAKDGVVAVGEIGYDSMTADEDDAFTRQLAMAVEFGLPALVHTPHRDKARGTARSLDVVAESGIPREHVVIDHLNEVTVKAVKDAGCWAGFSIYPDTKMSPPRMVEILKEFGLDRMLVNSAADWGKSDPLLTVRTAEAMLAAGFTEDDVDRVLWRNPAEFYGRSGRLDLTDLKPADGTYEGSSILRGGS, from the coding sequence ATGCGGATCTTCGACCCGCACATTCACATGACGTCGCGGACGACGGACGACTACGCGGCGATGGCGGCGGCCGGGGTGGTCGCGGTGGTGGAACCGGCGTTCTGGCTGGGGCAGCCGCGGACCGGACCGGGCTCGTTCGCGGACTACTTCGACTCGCTGGTCGGCTGGGAGCCGTACCGTGCCTCGCAGTTCGGGGTGCGGCACCACGCGACGATCGCGCTGAACCCGAAGGAGGCCAACGATCCGCGGTGCCGGCCGGTGCTCGAGCTGGTGCCCCGGTACCTGGCCAAGGACGGCGTGGTCGCGGTCGGCGAGATCGGCTACGACTCGATGACCGCGGACGAGGACGACGCCTTCACCCGGCAGCTGGCGATGGCGGTCGAGTTCGGCCTGCCCGCGCTGGTGCACACGCCGCACCGGGACAAGGCGCGCGGCACCGCGCGCAGCCTGGACGTGGTCGCGGAGTCCGGCATCCCGCGCGAGCACGTGGTGATCGACCACCTGAACGAGGTCACGGTCAAGGCGGTCAAGGACGCGGGCTGCTGGGCCGGGTTCTCCATCTACCCGGACACGAAGATGTCGCCGCCGCGGATGGTCGAGATCCTCAAGGAGTTCGGCCTGGACCGCATGCTGGTCAACTCGGCCGCGGACTGGGGGAAGTCGGACCCGCTGCTGACCGTGCGGACCGCGGAGGCGATGCTGGCGGCCGGGTTCACCGAGGACGACGTGGACCGGGTGCTGTGGCGGAACCCGGCCGAGTTCTACGGCCGGTCCGGGCGGCTGGACCTGACCGACCTGAAACCCGCCGACGGTACGTACGAGGGCAGCTCGATCCTGCGCGGAGGCTCCTGA